One genomic window of Ficedula albicollis isolate OC2 chromosome 18, FicAlb1.5, whole genome shotgun sequence includes the following:
- the USH1G gene encoding Usher syndrome type-1G protein isoform X1 yields MNDQYHRAARDGYLDLLKEATKKDLNSPDEDGMTPTLWAAYHGNLDALRLIVSRGGDPDKCDIWGNTPLHLAAANGHLNCLSFLISFGANIWCLDNDYHTPLDMAAMKGHMECVRYLDSIAAKQSSLNPKLVSKLKDKAFRDAERRIKDCVKLQKKHHERMEKRYRKEMSDNSDTMSFSSYSSSTLSKKFQHMSMVTSLPYSQATIHGTAKGKTKIQKKLDKKKQVDGTFKIYEDGRKSVRSLSGLQLGSDVMFVKQGTYASPKEWTRRNIRDMFLTDEDTVSRAISDPGLHMDSAHSEVSTDSGHESLFNRPGLGTMVFRRNYVSSGLFGMGREDGAAPGEDGADGVGVRLRSRLQRSPSLNDSIGSANSLQERNEEELPWDELELGLDDDDEPDTSPLETFLASLHMFEFISILKKEKIDLEALMLCSDNDLKSINIPLGPRKKIVDAIQRRRQTLEKPDVIVDTEL; encoded by the exons ATGAATGACCAGTACCACCGAGCCGCCCGCGACGGCTACCTGGACCTGCTGAAGGAGGCCACCAAGAAGGACCTGAACTCGCCGGATGAGGATGGCATGACCCCGACCCTATGGGCCGCCTACCACGGCAACCTGGACGCCCTGCGGCTCATCGTCAGCAGAGG GGGCGACCCAGACAAATGTGACATCTGGGGTAACACCCCCCTTCACCTGGCAGCAGCCAACGGCCACCTGAactgcctctccttcctcatCTCCTTTGGGGCCAACATCTGGTGCCTGGACAATGACTACCACACCCCACTGGACATGGCAGCCATGAAGGGGCACATGGAGTGCGTGCGGTACCTGGACTCCATCGCTGCCAAGCAGAGCAGCCTCAACCCCAAGCTGGTGAGCAAACTGAAGGACAAGGCCTTTCGGGACGCGGAGCGCAGGATTAAGGACTGCGTGAAGCTGCAGAAGAAGCACCACGAAAGGATGGAGAAACGGTACAGAAAGGAGATGTCAGATAATTCGGACACCATGAGCTTTTCCAGCTATTCAAGCAGCACCTTAAGCAAGAAGTTCCAGCACATGTCTATGGTGACTTCCCTGCCATACTCACAAGCCACCATCCACGGCACAGCCAAGGGAAAGaccaaaatacagaagaaattagACAAGAAGAAGCAGGTGGACGGGACATTCAAGATCTACGAGGATGGGAGGAAAAGCGTGCGGTCTCTGTCTGgcctgcagctgggcagtgaCGTCATGTTCGTGAAGCAGGGCACCTACGCCAGCCCTAAGGAGTGGACTCGCCGCAATATCCGAGACATGTTCCTCACGGATGAAGACACCGTCTCCCGTGCCATAAGCGACCCGGGTTTGCACATGGACTCGGCCCACTCCGAGGTCAGCACCGACTCGGGACACGAGTCCCTGTTCAACCGGCCCGGGCTGGGCACCATGGTGTTCCGGCGCAACTACGTCAGCAGCGGGCTCTTCGGGATGGGCCGGGAGGACGGGGCCGCGCCGGGGGAGGACGGCGCCGACGGCGTGGGCGTCCGGCTGCGGAGCCGCCTGCAGCGCTCGCCAAGTCTCAACGACAGCATTGGCAGTGCCAACAGCCTGCAGGAGAGGAAcgaggaggagctgccctgggacgagctggagctgggcttggaCGATGATGATGAACCAGACACCAGCCCCTTGGAAACTTTCCTGGCTTCTCTGCACATGTTTGAGTTCATCTCCAtcctgaagaaggaaaagattgACTTGGAGGCCCTCATGCTGTGTTCAGACAATGACCTGAAGAGCATCAATATCCCATTGGGCCCCAGGAAAAAGATTGtggatgccatccagaggagACGACAAACGCTGGAGAAGCCAGATGTCATTGTAGACACTGAACTGTAA
- the USH1G gene encoding Usher syndrome type-1G protein isoform X2, with amino-acid sequence MNDQYHRAARDGYLDLLKEATKKDLNSPDEDGMTPTLWAAYHGNLDALRLIVSRGGDPDKCDIWGNTPLHLAAANGHLNCLSFLISFGANIWCLDNDYHTPLDMAAMKGHMECVRYLDSIAAKQSSLNPKLVSKLKDKAFRDAERRIKDCVKLQKKHHERMEKRYRKEMSDNSDTMSFSSYSSSTLSKKFQHMSMVTSLPYSQATIHGTAKGKTKIQKKLDKKKQVDGTFKIYEDGRKSVRSLSGLQLGSDVMFVKQGTYASPKEWTRRNIRDMFLTDEDTVSRAISDPGLHMDSAHSEVSTDSGHESLFNRPGLGTMVFRRNYVSSGLFGMGREDGAAPGEDGADGVGVRLRSRLQRSPSLNDSIGSANSLQERNEEELPWDELELGLDDDDEPDTSPLETFLASLHMFEFISILKKEKIDLEALMLCSDNDLKSINIPLGPRKKIVDAIQRRRQTLEKPDVIVDTEL; translated from the exons ATGAATGACCAGTACCACCGAGCCGCCCGCGACGGCTACCTGGACCTGCTGAAGGAGGCCACCAAGAAGGACCTGAACTCGCCGGATGAGGATGGCATGACCCCGACCCTATGGGCCGCCTACCACGGCAACCTGGACGCCCTGCGGCTCATCGTCAGCAGAGG GGGCGACCCAGACAAATGTGACATCTGGGGTAACACCCCCCTTCACCTGGCAGCAGCCAACGGCCACCTGAactgcctctccttcctcatCTCCTTTGGGGCCAACATCTGGTGCCTGGACAATGACTACCACACCCCACTGGACATGGCAGCCATGAAGGGGCACATGGAGTGCGTGCGGTACCTGGACTCCATCGCTGCCAAGCAGAGCAGCCTCAACCCCAAGCTGGTGAGCAAACTGAAGGACAAGGCCTTTCGGGACGCGGAGCGCAGGATTAAGGACTGCGTGAAGCTGCAGAAGAAGCACCACGAAAGGATGGAGAAACGGTACAGAAAGGAGATGTCAGATAATTCGGACACCATGAGCTTTTCCAGCTATTCAAGCAGCACCTTAAGCAAGAAGTTCCAGCACATGTCTATGGTGACTTCCCTGCCATACTCACAAGCCACCATCCACGGCACAGCCAAGGGAAAGaccaaaatacagaagaaattagACAAGAAGAAGCAGGTGGACGGGACATTCAAGATCTACGAGGATGGGAGGAAAAGCGTGCGGTCTCTGTCTGgcctgcagctgggcagtgaCGTCATGTTCGTGAAGCAGGGCACCTACGCCAGCCCTAAGGAGTGGACTCGCCGCAATATCCGAGACATGTTCCTCACGGATGAAGACACCGTCTCCCGTGCCATAAGCGACCCGGGTTTGCACATGGACTCGGCCCACTCCGAGGTCAGCACCGACTCGGGACACGAGTCCCTGTTCAACCGGCCCGGGCTGGGCACCATGGTGTTCCGGCGCAACTACGTCAGCAGCGGGCTCTTCGGGATGGGCCGGGAGGACGGGGCCGCGCCGGGGGAGGACGGCGCCGACGGCGTGGGCGTCCGGCTGCGGAGCCGCCTGCAGCGCTCGCCAAGTCTCAACGACAGCATTGGCAGTGCCAACAGCCTGCAGGAGAGGAAcgaggaggagctgccctgggacgagctggagctgggcttggaCGATGATGATGAACCAGACACCAGCCCCTTGGAAACTTTCCTGGCTTCTCTGCACATGTTTGAGTTCATCTCCAtcctgaagaaggaaaagattgACTTGGAGGCCCTCATGCTGTGTTCAGACAATGACCTGAAGAGCATCAATATCCCATTGGGCCCCAGGAAAAAGATTGtggatgccatccagaggagACGACAAACGCTGGAGAAGCCAGATGTCATTGTAGACACTGAACT atag
- the FADS6 gene encoding fatty acid desaturase 6 — protein sequence MALEDRDPVRPRGQQVNGEVSGVPPLRSATAPGGSRTDMVAEGWEPAPCDGDVTARAAPRRTGQPEEALMSELSELVQKVVKSSSWWERHGVDISILACSFLLLPAGFLCLRSAQAIPFLAGVLILGVVHHTLTVKGSHLASHNALTESKSWGKVWAIFFIELCSAFTVEQGTYNHVKIHHGYTNIIGLGDSSTWKVPFLNRYVYMFIAPLAVPILTPLVALGLLRNVEWKAALRTLCCMCLGFYCHYWLLLHISGFQSPWSALLCMLLTRSLLAHPYIHVNIFQHIGLPMFAADRKPKRIHLMSLGVLNLPRNALLDWSFGHSLISCHVEHHLFPSLSDNMCLKIKPIVSQYLKQKKLPYNEDTYSSRLWLFLQRYEELMVHAPPITELVGIQ from the exons ATGGCGCTGGAGGATAGGGACCCGGTGAGGCCGAGGGGACAGCAGGTCAACGGTGAGGTCAGCGGTGTCCCCCCGCTCCGGAGCGCGACAGCacctggtggcagcaggacagacatGGTGGCGGAGGGCTGGGAGCCCGCGCCGTGTGACGGGGATGTGACCGCCCGGGCAGCCCCACGGCGAACAGGGCAGCCCGAGGAAGCCTTGATGAGCGAGCTTTCGGAGCTGGTGCAGAAGGtggtgaaaagcagcagctggtgggaaCGGCACGGCGTGGACATCAGCATCCTTGcctgcagcttcctcctgctcccgGCAG GGTTCCTGTGCCTGCGGTCGGCCCAGGCCATCCCTTTCCTGGCGGGTGTCCTCATCCTTGGTGTGGTGCATCATACCTTGACTGTCAAGGGCAGCCACCTGGCCAGCCACAATGCCTTGACTGAGTCCAAGTCCTGGGGCAAAGTGTGGGCTATCTTCTTCATTGAG ctctgctcagcgTTCACAGTCGAGCAGGGCACCTACAACCATGTGAAGATCCACCATGGCTACACCAACATCATCGGCCTGGGGGACTCCAGCACGTGGAAGGTTCCTTTCCTGAACCGCTACGTTTACATGTTCATCGCACCCcttgcagtgcccatcctgaCCCCGCTGGTTGCACTTG GTTTATTGAGGAACGTGGAGTGGAAAGCAGCTCTCCGGACCCTGTGCTGCATGTGTCTGGGGTTTTACTGCCATTACTGGCTCCTGCTCCACATCTCGGGCTTCCAGTCGCCGTggtctgccctgctctgcatgCTGCTCACCCGCTCCCTCCTGGCCCATCCCTACATCCATGTCAACATATTCCAG CACATTGGGCTCCCCATGTTCGCGGCCGACCGCAAACCCAAGCGGATCCACCTGATGAGCCTGGGCGTCCTCAACCTGCCCCGCAACGCCCTCCTCGACTGGTCCTTCGGCCACTCGCTCATCAGCTGCCACGTGGAGCACCACCTCTTCCCCAGCCTCTCTGACAACATGTGCCTGAAG ATCAAACCCATCGTCTCCCAGTACCTGAAGCAGAAGAAGCTGCCCTACAATGAGGACACCtacagctccaggctctggctCTTCCTCCAGAGATACGAGGAGCTGATGGTCCATGCTCCGCCCATCACGGAGCTGGTGGGCATCCAGTGA
- the FDXR gene encoding NADPH:adrenodoxin oxidoreductase, mitochondrial isoform X3, whose protein sequence is MAGAGGRAPLGLRRCLSSLAPAPRVCVVGSGPAGFYTAQHILKHHGGALVDIYEKLPVPFGLVRFGVAPDHPEVKNVINTFTQTAQSERCAYYGNVTVGRDVTVPELQRAYHAVVLSYGAEDNRVLGIPGENLTGVYSARAFVGWYNGLPENQGKTDITDSSLAALACSKVKRVWLVGRRGPLQVAFTIKELREMINLPGARAVLDPADFTGLESAVKDAPRSRKRLTELMMKTALEKPVEVPAGAAAPREWGLKFQRSPQAVLPSADGRKARGVRMALTRLEGSGDSAKAVPTGDVEELECGLVLSSIGYRSLPLDPAVPFDSRRGVIPNSSGRVEGVPGLYCSGWVKRGPTGVIITTMNDSFDTAQSVLEDLRGGVLDASPSREGFGLVESILRSRGVRPVSFSDWQKIDAAEVARGKAAGKPREKIVDPAEMLQIIGH, encoded by the exons ATGGCCGGCGCGGGGGGCCGAGCCCCGCTGG GTCTGCGGCGCTGCCTGTCCTCGCTTGCACCGGCGCCTCGGGTCTGCGTGGTGGGCAGCGGCCCCGCCGGCTTCTACACGGCTCAGCACATCCTCAAG CACCATGGTGGGGCCCTGGTGGACATCTATGAGAAGCTGCCCGTTCCCTTCGGGCTCGTCCGTTTTGGAGTGGCCCCAGACCACCCTGAGGTGAAG AACGTGATCAACACCTTCACCCAGACAGCCCAGTCAGAGCGCTGCGCCTACTACGGGAATGTCACCGTGGGAAGGGATGTGacagtgccagagctgcagcgGGCGTACCACGCCGTGGTGCTG AGTTATGGTGCTGAAGACAACCGGGTCCTGGGGATCCCAGGGGAGAACCTCACTGGTGTTTACTCGGCCCGAGCCTTTGTGGGCTGGTACAACGGGCTGCCCGAGAACCAGGGT AAGACAGACATCACTGACAGTTCCCTGGCAGCTCTTGCTTGCAGCAAGGTGAAGCGTGTCTGGCTGGTTGGGAGGAGGGGACCTCTCCAAGTTGCTTTCACCATCAAG GAGCTGCGGGAGATGATAAACCTGCCTGGTGCCAGAGCTGTCCTGGACCCTGCTGACTTCACAGGGCTCGAAAGTGCTGTCAAAG ATGCTCCCAGGTCCAGGAAGCGACTGACTGAGCTGATGATGAAAACAGCCCTGGAGAAGCCAGTGGAGGTGCCAGCGGGGGCAGCAGCCCCCCGGGAGTGGGGGCTGAAGTTCCAGCGCAgcccccaggcagtgctgcccagtgctgatGGGAGGAAGGCGAGGGGCGTCCGCATGGCCCTGACCCGCCTGGAG GGCTCAGGTGACTCTGCCAAAGCCGTTCCCACTGGAGAtgtggaggagctggagtgTGGGCTG gtgctcaGCAGCATTGGCTACCGGAGCCTGCCGCTGGACCCGGCTGTGCCCTTCGACAGCCGGCGCGGGGTCATCCCCAACAGCTCGGGCAGAGTGGAGGGTGTGCCAG GTCTGTACTGCAGCGGGTGGGTGAAGAGAGGACCCACAGGCGTGATCATCACCACCATGAACGACAGCTTTGACACTGCCCAGTCTGTGCTGGAGGATCTCCGGGGGGGTGTGCTGGATGCATCCCCTTCCAGAGAAGGCTTTGGGCTCGTGGAGAGCATCCTGCGCAGCCGAG GGGTCCGTCCTGTTTCCTTCTCGGACTGGCAGAAGATTGATGCTGCTGAGGTGGCGAGAGGCAAAGCTGCTGGCAAACCCCGGGAGAAGATCGTGGATCCTGCGGAGATGCTGCAGATCATCGGTCACTGA
- the FDXR gene encoding NADPH:adrenodoxin oxidoreductase, mitochondrial isoform X2: MAGAGGRAPLGLRRCLSSLAPAPRVCVVGSGPAGFYTAQHILKHHGGALVDIYEKLPVPFGLVRFGVAPDHPENVINTFTQTAQSERCAYYGNVTVGRDVTVPELQRAYHAVVLSYGAEDNRVLGIPGENLTGVYSARAFVGWYNGLPENQGLKPDLSCETALILGHGNVALDIARILLSPLQLLRKTDITDSSLAALACSKVKRVWLVGRRGPLQVAFTIKELREMINLPGARAVLDPADFTGLESAVKDAPRSRKRLTELMMKTALEKPVEVPAGAAAPREWGLKFQRSPQAVLPSADGRKARGVRMALTRLEGSGDSAKAVPTGDVEELECGLVLSSIGYRSLPLDPAVPFDSRRGVIPNSSGRVEGVPGLYCSGWVKRGPTGVIITTMNDSFDTAQSVLEDLRGGVLDASPSREGFGLVESILRSRGVRPVSFSDWQKIDAAEVARGKAAGKPREKIVDPAEMLQIIGH; this comes from the exons ATGGCCGGCGCGGGGGGCCGAGCCCCGCTGG GTCTGCGGCGCTGCCTGTCCTCGCTTGCACCGGCGCCTCGGGTCTGCGTGGTGGGCAGCGGCCCCGCCGGCTTCTACACGGCTCAGCACATCCTCAAG CACCATGGTGGGGCCCTGGTGGACATCTATGAGAAGCTGCCCGTTCCCTTCGGGCTCGTCCGTTTTGGAGTGGCCCCAGACCACCCTGAG AACGTGATCAACACCTTCACCCAGACAGCCCAGTCAGAGCGCTGCGCCTACTACGGGAATGTCACCGTGGGAAGGGATGTGacagtgccagagctgcagcgGGCGTACCACGCCGTGGTGCTG AGTTATGGTGCTGAAGACAACCGGGTCCTGGGGATCCCAGGGGAGAACCTCACTGGTGTTTACTCGGCCCGAGCCTTTGTGGGCTGGTACAACGGGCTGCCCGAGAACCAGGGT CTAAAGCCTGACCTGAGCTGTGAGACAGCACTGATTCTGGGCCATGGCAACGTGGCACTGGACATTGCCCGgatcctgctgtccccactgcagctcctcagg AAGACAGACATCACTGACAGTTCCCTGGCAGCTCTTGCTTGCAGCAAGGTGAAGCGTGTCTGGCTGGTTGGGAGGAGGGGACCTCTCCAAGTTGCTTTCACCATCAAG GAGCTGCGGGAGATGATAAACCTGCCTGGTGCCAGAGCTGTCCTGGACCCTGCTGACTTCACAGGGCTCGAAAGTGCTGTCAAAG ATGCTCCCAGGTCCAGGAAGCGACTGACTGAGCTGATGATGAAAACAGCCCTGGAGAAGCCAGTGGAGGTGCCAGCGGGGGCAGCAGCCCCCCGGGAGTGGGGGCTGAAGTTCCAGCGCAgcccccaggcagtgctgcccagtgctgatGGGAGGAAGGCGAGGGGCGTCCGCATGGCCCTGACCCGCCTGGAG GGCTCAGGTGACTCTGCCAAAGCCGTTCCCACTGGAGAtgtggaggagctggagtgTGGGCTG gtgctcaGCAGCATTGGCTACCGGAGCCTGCCGCTGGACCCGGCTGTGCCCTTCGACAGCCGGCGCGGGGTCATCCCCAACAGCTCGGGCAGAGTGGAGGGTGTGCCAG GTCTGTACTGCAGCGGGTGGGTGAAGAGAGGACCCACAGGCGTGATCATCACCACCATGAACGACAGCTTTGACACTGCCCAGTCTGTGCTGGAGGATCTCCGGGGGGGTGTGCTGGATGCATCCCCTTCCAGAGAAGGCTTTGGGCTCGTGGAGAGCATCCTGCGCAGCCGAG GGGTCCGTCCTGTTTCCTTCTCGGACTGGCAGAAGATTGATGCTGCTGAGGTGGCGAGAGGCAAAGCTGCTGGCAAACCCCGGGAGAAGATCGTGGATCCTGCGGAGATGCTGCAGATCATCGGTCACTGA
- the FDXR gene encoding NADPH:adrenodoxin oxidoreductase, mitochondrial isoform X4, translating to MAGAGGRAPLGLRRCLSSLAPAPRVCVVGSGPAGFYTAQHILKHHGGALVDIYEKLPVPFGLVRFGVAPDHPEVKNVINTFTQTAQSERCAYYGNVTVGRDVTVPELQRAYHAVVLSYGAEDNRVLGIPGENLTGVYSARAFVGWYNGLPENQGLKPDLSCETALILGHGNVALDIARILLSPLQLLRKTDITDSSLAALACSKVKRVWLVGRRGPLQVAFTIKELREMINLPGARAVLDPADFTGLESAVKDAPRSRKRLTELMMKTALEKPVEVPAGAAAPREWGLKFQRSPQAVLPSADGRKARGVRMALTRLEGSGDSAKAVPTGDVEELECGLVLSSIGYRSPLPLDPAVPFDSRRGVIPNSSGRVEGVPGLYCSGWVKRGPTGVIITTMNDSFDTAQSVLEDLRGGVLDASPSREGFGLVESILRSRGVRPVSFSDWQKIDAAEVARGKAAGKPREKIVDPAEMLQIIGH from the exons ATGGCCGGCGCGGGGGGCCGAGCCCCGCTGG GTCTGCGGCGCTGCCTGTCCTCGCTTGCACCGGCGCCTCGGGTCTGCGTGGTGGGCAGCGGCCCCGCCGGCTTCTACACGGCTCAGCACATCCTCAAG CACCATGGTGGGGCCCTGGTGGACATCTATGAGAAGCTGCCCGTTCCCTTCGGGCTCGTCCGTTTTGGAGTGGCCCCAGACCACCCTGAGGTGAAG AACGTGATCAACACCTTCACCCAGACAGCCCAGTCAGAGCGCTGCGCCTACTACGGGAATGTCACCGTGGGAAGGGATGTGacagtgccagagctgcagcgGGCGTACCACGCCGTGGTGCTG AGTTATGGTGCTGAAGACAACCGGGTCCTGGGGATCCCAGGGGAGAACCTCACTGGTGTTTACTCGGCCCGAGCCTTTGTGGGCTGGTACAACGGGCTGCCCGAGAACCAGGGT CTAAAGCCTGACCTGAGCTGTGAGACAGCACTGATTCTGGGCCATGGCAACGTGGCACTGGACATTGCCCGgatcctgctgtccccactgcagctcctcagg AAGACAGACATCACTGACAGTTCCCTGGCAGCTCTTGCTTGCAGCAAGGTGAAGCGTGTCTGGCTGGTTGGGAGGAGGGGACCTCTCCAAGTTGCTTTCACCATCAAG GAGCTGCGGGAGATGATAAACCTGCCTGGTGCCAGAGCTGTCCTGGACCCTGCTGACTTCACAGGGCTCGAAAGTGCTGTCAAAG ATGCTCCCAGGTCCAGGAAGCGACTGACTGAGCTGATGATGAAAACAGCCCTGGAGAAGCCAGTGGAGGTGCCAGCGGGGGCAGCAGCCCCCCGGGAGTGGGGGCTGAAGTTCCAGCGCAgcccccaggcagtgctgcccagtgctgatGGGAGGAAGGCGAGGGGCGTCCGCATGGCCCTGACCCGCCTGGAG GGCTCAGGTGACTCTGCCAAAGCCGTTCCCACTGGAGAtgtggaggagctggagtgTGGGCTGGTGCTCAGCAGCATTGGCTACCGGAGCCC CCTGCCGCTGGACCCGGCTGTGCCCTTCGACAGCCGGCGCGGGGTCATCCCCAACAGCTCGGGCAGAGTGGAGGGTGTGCCAG GTCTGTACTGCAGCGGGTGGGTGAAGAGAGGACCCACAGGCGTGATCATCACCACCATGAACGACAGCTTTGACACTGCCCAGTCTGTGCTGGAGGATCTCCGGGGGGGTGTGCTGGATGCATCCCCTTCCAGAGAAGGCTTTGGGCTCGTGGAGAGCATCCTGCGCAGCCGAG GGGTCCGTCCTGTTTCCTTCTCGGACTGGCAGAAGATTGATGCTGCTGAGGTGGCGAGAGGCAAAGCTGCTGGCAAACCCCGGGAGAAGATCGTGGATCCTGCGGAGATGCTGCAGATCATCGGTCACTGA
- the FDXR gene encoding NADPH:adrenodoxin oxidoreductase, mitochondrial isoform X1 yields MAGAGGRAPLGLRRCLSSLAPAPRVCVVGSGPAGFYTAQHILKHHGGALVDIYEKLPVPFGLVRFGVAPDHPEVKNVINTFTQTAQSERCAYYGNVTVGRDVTVPELQRAYHAVVLSYGAEDNRVLGIPGENLTGVYSARAFVGWYNGLPENQGLKPDLSCETALILGHGNVALDIARILLSPLQLLRKTDITDSSLAALACSKVKRVWLVGRRGPLQVAFTIKELREMINLPGARAVLDPADFTGLESAVKDAPRSRKRLTELMMKTALEKPVEVPAGAAAPREWGLKFQRSPQAVLPSADGRKARGVRMALTRLEGSGDSAKAVPTGDVEELECGLVLSSIGYRSLPLDPAVPFDSRRGVIPNSSGRVEGVPGLYCSGWVKRGPTGVIITTMNDSFDTAQSVLEDLRGGVLDASPSREGFGLVESILRSRGVRPVSFSDWQKIDAAEVARGKAAGKPREKIVDPAEMLQIIGH; encoded by the exons ATGGCCGGCGCGGGGGGCCGAGCCCCGCTGG GTCTGCGGCGCTGCCTGTCCTCGCTTGCACCGGCGCCTCGGGTCTGCGTGGTGGGCAGCGGCCCCGCCGGCTTCTACACGGCTCAGCACATCCTCAAG CACCATGGTGGGGCCCTGGTGGACATCTATGAGAAGCTGCCCGTTCCCTTCGGGCTCGTCCGTTTTGGAGTGGCCCCAGACCACCCTGAGGTGAAG AACGTGATCAACACCTTCACCCAGACAGCCCAGTCAGAGCGCTGCGCCTACTACGGGAATGTCACCGTGGGAAGGGATGTGacagtgccagagctgcagcgGGCGTACCACGCCGTGGTGCTG AGTTATGGTGCTGAAGACAACCGGGTCCTGGGGATCCCAGGGGAGAACCTCACTGGTGTTTACTCGGCCCGAGCCTTTGTGGGCTGGTACAACGGGCTGCCCGAGAACCAGGGT CTAAAGCCTGACCTGAGCTGTGAGACAGCACTGATTCTGGGCCATGGCAACGTGGCACTGGACATTGCCCGgatcctgctgtccccactgcagctcctcagg AAGACAGACATCACTGACAGTTCCCTGGCAGCTCTTGCTTGCAGCAAGGTGAAGCGTGTCTGGCTGGTTGGGAGGAGGGGACCTCTCCAAGTTGCTTTCACCATCAAG GAGCTGCGGGAGATGATAAACCTGCCTGGTGCCAGAGCTGTCCTGGACCCTGCTGACTTCACAGGGCTCGAAAGTGCTGTCAAAG ATGCTCCCAGGTCCAGGAAGCGACTGACTGAGCTGATGATGAAAACAGCCCTGGAGAAGCCAGTGGAGGTGCCAGCGGGGGCAGCAGCCCCCCGGGAGTGGGGGCTGAAGTTCCAGCGCAgcccccaggcagtgctgcccagtgctgatGGGAGGAAGGCGAGGGGCGTCCGCATGGCCCTGACCCGCCTGGAG GGCTCAGGTGACTCTGCCAAAGCCGTTCCCACTGGAGAtgtggaggagctggagtgTGGGCTG gtgctcaGCAGCATTGGCTACCGGAGCCTGCCGCTGGACCCGGCTGTGCCCTTCGACAGCCGGCGCGGGGTCATCCCCAACAGCTCGGGCAGAGTGGAGGGTGTGCCAG GTCTGTACTGCAGCGGGTGGGTGAAGAGAGGACCCACAGGCGTGATCATCACCACCATGAACGACAGCTTTGACACTGCCCAGTCTGTGCTGGAGGATCTCCGGGGGGGTGTGCTGGATGCATCCCCTTCCAGAGAAGGCTTTGGGCTCGTGGAGAGCATCCTGCGCAGCCGAG GGGTCCGTCCTGTTTCCTTCTCGGACTGGCAGAAGATTGATGCTGCTGAGGTGGCGAGAGGCAAAGCTGCTGGCAAACCCCGGGAGAAGATCGTGGATCCTGCGGAGATGCTGCAGATCATCGGTCACTGA